The Stigmatella ashevillena genomic sequence AGGTGTCGCGCACCATGGCCCTGGCCTGGGACCCGGAGTGGGGAGTGGCTACGTCTCGCGAGCACCGCGACAGCGTGACGGAGAGCGCTGAACTCGGCACATTCGTCGGCTGGGTGATGTACTTCTCGAGGCTGCGCGGCACAGTGCCGCCCCTGCCCGCCCCCGTGCGCATCGAACCGGTGAAGGACAAGGGCACCCT encodes the following:
- a CDS encoding immunity 52 family protein is translated as MLTAPVMAEVSRTMALAWDPEWGVATSREHRDSVTESAELGTFVGWVMYFSRLRGTVPPLPAPVRIEPVKDKGTLVILTPERFTASNPEHVALAARVHELLERAGLLRPLQPWPAG